The sequence below is a genomic window from Streptosporangium lutulentum.
ACGAGGACCGCGACAGCGATGGCGTAGCCTGCGAACGCTGACAACTCCACCACCATTGCGCCGGCGGAACCAGGGCTTCACCGTCGAGGTCAGCCACCTCTGCAAGAGGATGCAGGCGTTGCATGACAGGCTCGGCCACGACGTGGCCCGATGCCGGCGTCGTGCACGTAGGAGTCCGAGATGTTCGCGCGGTGAACAGGCTGTGTAGCCGATGTAGCAGGTCGTCAGAACTGCCGGTTTTCAAAGCTCGTGGCGCCAGGTTCGGACGCGTCTGGTCTCGAAAATGGGACTGGGCGCGTTTTTGTATTTTTCGGACCCACCTACTTCAGGCTTCCTTTTTTGCTTCTGAACCAGATCGTCGAGAACTCTGGGCTGTCACTAATACCTACGTACAAACCGCCTAGCGAGTTGGAGGGCCCACCTTCTCGGCCGAGGTGATGATCCCGTCTTGGACCCTCAGCGTGATGAGATCGCCTGGCTTGATCGCGCTGAGGTTTGCCAAGAGGTTTCCGCGCATGGGGTAGCACTGCCTTGCGCTATCGTCGCTGGGGTTGGGGGATCGGATGCAGAGCTCACGTAGATCAACTGACTCGAGCGGGCCTGTGACATGAACCGTTACCGTGACGGAGCAAGAAGTCATAGTCGTGCAGAAAATCAAAGCGGATAAAACCGTCACGGATTTGCGCATGGGTGCCCCCTGGACGGCTTGGCCTATGCCTGGATTTTAACGCTCCAGTGGCACTTTTTGATCTATTTATAGAGATGATATGAAAACGGCCAATGTGTGATCATCAGGTGTTTTTGAGGGCAACCAAAGATCGTGCAGTGGCGGCAGGTGACAGCGTAGACATTGTCAGGTGGAAGATCGCCTTCGACGAGCTGATGGGGCGGATCGCGGGCCGGTTCGGCTGGACAGACATCGTCGCATCGCCCAGCGGCGAACTTCCGCGCTGACTGCAAATCGCTCAACTCCAGGCGTCTCCCCGACTTGTTGGCGATGGCTGACGCCTTCGCTGACGTACTCCTGGAAAGGTGATAGCCATGAGCGACAGCGATACGGCCGCGCAACTCCGCCTTGCTCTGGCGGAGAAGATCAGCTCTCCTGGCTGGCGGCACGCGTTGGAAGCGGTGCCCCGCGAGCTGTTTCTGGGTGACGCCGTCTACCGGCAGGAACCCGGCCGCGGCTGGGTTCCCATACGCCGGCCCGAGCTGAGCGCCGAAGACTGGTTGGCACTCGCCTACACCGACGAGACGTGGGTGACCCAGATCGACGGGGTCATGGCCGAAGACGCGACCGGGCCGGTGACGATCTTGCGGCCCACATCGTCGTCGACCTTCCCCGGCCTGGTCGTGCGGATGCTCGAAACGGCCGGGATCGGTGAAGGCGACACGGTGCTGGAGATCGGCACCGGCACCGGTTACTCCACCTCGTTGATGTGTCACCGGCTCGGCGACAAGGCCGTGACGTCCATCGAATACGACCCGGTGGTCGCGGCTCGGGCGAAGGCCGCCATCGCCCAGGCCGGATACGCGCCCATCCTCGTCCACGGTGACGGGCTCCTCGGGTACGACGACGCGGCCCCATACGATCGCCTCATCGCCACCTGCGCGGTACGCACGATCCCGCTCGCGTGGCTGTGGCAGGTCCGCGCAGGGGGAACGATCACTGCCCCCACGCGGGGGTGGTTGGACGGCGTCGCGTTCGCGCATCTCCAGGTCGCTGAGGACGGCTCCGCGAGCGGACGCTTCGTCAACGACGACGTGTATTTCATGACCGCCCGGCCGCACCTTCCGCCGCCGCGGCCACCCCTGGTGATGGGCCGTGGGGCGATGAGTGAGAGCAGGATTGACCCGGCGATCCTGCAGGACGACACGGCGCTTTTCGTCGCCCAGCTCGCCGCCCCCCAGGCGCAGCACAGTTGGGCGGAGGAAACCCGCATGCTGTCCGACACGGGGACCGGATCGCAAGCCGACGTCAGGCCGAACCCCGTCGGCGGATGGACGGTTCACCAGCACGGCCCCCTACGTCTGTGG
It includes:
- the tgmC gene encoding ATP-grasp peptide maturase system methyltransferase → MSDSDTAAQLRLALAEKISSPGWRHALEAVPRELFLGDAVYRQEPGRGWVPIRRPELSAEDWLALAYTDETWVTQIDGVMAEDATGPVTILRPTSSSTFPGLVVRMLETAGIGEGDTVLEIGTGTGYSTSLMCHRLGDKAVTSIEYDPVVAARAKAAIAQAGYAPILVHGDGLLGYDDAAPYDRLIATCAVRTIPLAWLWQVRAGGTITAPTRGWLDGVAFAHLQVAEDGSASGRFVNDDVYFMTARPHLPPPRPPLVMGRGAMSESRIDPAILQDDTALFVAQLAAPQAQHSWAEETRMLSDTGTGSQADVRPNPVGGWTVHQHGPLRLWDAVEDALLTWRGAGSPHQSAFGLTVTQKSQYVWLGEPGGPSWDLPA